In one Capra hircus breed San Clemente chromosome 22, ASM170441v1, whole genome shotgun sequence genomic region, the following are encoded:
- the KCTD6 gene encoding BTB/POZ domain-containing protein KCTD6 has translation MDNGDWGYMMTDPVTLNVGGHLYTTSLTTLTRYPDSMLGAMFGGDFPTARDPQGNYFIDRDGPLFRYVLNFLRTSELTLPLDFKEFDLLRKEADFYQIEPLIQCLNDPKPLYPVDTFEEVVELSSTRKLSKYSNPVAVIITQLTITTKVHSLLEGISNYFTKWNKHMMDTRDCQVSFTFGPCDYHQEVSLRVHLMEYITKQGFTIRNTRVHHMSERANENTVEHNWTFCRLARKTDD, from the exons ATGGATAATGGAGACTGGGGCTATATG ATGACTGACCCAGTCACGTTAAATGTAGGTGGACACTTGTACACGACGTCTCTCACCACATTGACGCGTTACCCGGATTCCATGCTTGGAGCCATGTTTGGGGGGGACTTCCCCACAGCTCGAGACCCTCAAGGCAATTACTTCATTGATCGAGATGGACCTCTTTTCCGATATGTCCTCAACTTCTTAAGAACTTCAGAGCTGACCTTACCCCTGGATTTTAAGGAATTTGATCTGCTTCGGAAAGAGGCAGACTTTTATCAGATTGAGCCCTTGATTCAGTGTCTCAATGACCCCAAGCCTTTGTATCCCGTGGATACTTTTGAAGAAGTCGTGGAGTTATCTAGTACCCGGAAGCTTTCTAAGTACTCCAATCCAGTAGCTGTCATCATAACCCAGTTAACCATTACCACCAAGGTCCATTCCTTACTAGAAGGCATATCAAACTATTTTACCAAGTGGAATAAGCACATGATGGACACCAGAGATTGCCAGGTGTCCTTCACGTTTGGACCCTGTGATTATCACCAGGAAGTCTCTCTCCGAGTCCACCTGATGGAGTACATCACAAAGCAGGGTTTCACGATCCGCAACACCCGAGTGCACCACATGAGTGAGCGGGCCAACGAGAACACGGTGGAGCACAACTGGACTTTCTGCAGGCTGGCCCGGAAGACAGACGACTGA